The following are from one region of the Stigmatella ashevillena genome:
- a CDS encoding hybrid sensor histidine kinase/response regulator, whose product MNDEILRYFKVEARELLQQLGQGFVALEEGADDAEMVPQLFRWAHTLKGAARVVSHARIAEIAHAVEDALQPFRDEGVPLPRDSVGEFIRLVAQMGDALAEMDAPPPVAPGEEPAPATAEGHAPETLRVELSALEELLDGLAEAVVRLGGLREAVEAVGQARHAAEGLLEQLTAPAASSGSAAERTRWLSRTLSVAEGLNGALTRAGRRLDGGLGKVEGELSRLRDASHALRLVPASTLFGALELAAHEAAALLGKRVTLQAEGGDVRLDGHVLAAVRQALLHAVRNAVDHGLEMPEERIALGKPEAGRVLVRVERRGARVRFLCEDDGRGVDLGGVRDAAVARGLVLEQDAASLDEAALLDLLFQAGFSTARSVTDLSGRGVGLDVVREIARNLKGEATAATWPSLGTSIILDVPVSLTSLEVLEAEVGPRRVLLPLDALSATVRLPAGALTWMGPRASFSHEEQAVPFLPLATALGNPEPPQPRPWSAVVLGRGEGRVAVGVDRLRGIHRVVVRPLPASVPPLPLVAGASFDAQGEPLLVMDMVGLAHWVRQGQVPTVEARVVRRRRVLVIDDSVTTRMLEQGILESAGYQVDLAASGEEGLEKVSRGGHSLVIVDVEMPGMSGLDFTRKLRAMPALASLPVIMVSSLGTEEDQRRGREAGVSAYIVKGEFDQHGFLDTVARLSGGPTERGR is encoded by the coding sequence ATGAACGACGAGATTCTGCGCTACTTCAAGGTCGAGGCCCGCGAGCTGCTTCAGCAGCTCGGCCAGGGCTTCGTGGCCTTGGAGGAGGGCGCGGACGATGCCGAGATGGTGCCCCAGCTCTTCCGCTGGGCGCACACGCTCAAGGGCGCCGCGCGGGTGGTGAGCCACGCGCGCATCGCCGAGATTGCCCACGCGGTGGAGGACGCGCTCCAGCCCTTCCGGGACGAGGGGGTGCCGCTGCCGCGAGACAGCGTGGGCGAGTTCATCCGCTTGGTGGCGCAGATGGGCGATGCGCTGGCGGAGATGGACGCGCCGCCCCCCGTGGCCCCGGGAGAGGAGCCGGCCCCGGCCACCGCGGAGGGCCACGCGCCCGAGACGCTGCGGGTGGAGCTGTCCGCGCTGGAAGAGCTGCTGGATGGGTTGGCCGAGGCGGTGGTGCGGCTGGGTGGCCTGCGCGAGGCGGTGGAGGCGGTGGGGCAGGCCCGGCACGCGGCGGAGGGGCTGCTGGAGCAGCTCACCGCGCCCGCGGCCTCGAGCGGTTCCGCCGCCGAGCGGACCCGGTGGCTCTCGCGCACCCTGTCGGTGGCCGAGGGGCTGAACGGGGCGCTCACGCGCGCGGGCCGGCGGCTCGACGGCGGGCTGGGCAAGGTGGAAGGGGAGCTGTCCCGGCTGCGGGATGCCAGCCATGCGCTGCGCCTGGTGCCGGCCTCCACCCTCTTTGGCGCGCTGGAGCTGGCGGCGCATGAGGCCGCGGCCCTCTTGGGCAAGCGCGTCACCCTCCAGGCGGAGGGCGGCGATGTGCGGCTGGATGGGCATGTGCTGGCCGCCGTGCGCCAGGCGCTCCTGCACGCGGTGCGCAATGCGGTGGACCACGGGTTGGAGATGCCCGAGGAGCGCATTGCCCTGGGCAAGCCGGAGGCGGGGCGCGTGCTCGTGCGCGTGGAGCGGCGCGGCGCCCGGGTGCGCTTCTTGTGCGAGGACGATGGGCGCGGCGTGGACCTGGGCGGCGTGCGGGACGCGGCGGTGGCGCGGGGGCTCGTCTTGGAGCAGGACGCGGCCTCGCTCGATGAGGCGGCCCTGTTGGACCTGCTCTTCCAGGCGGGCTTCAGCACGGCGCGCTCCGTCACCGACCTGTCCGGCCGGGGCGTGGGGCTGGATGTGGTGCGGGAGATTGCCCGCAACCTGAAGGGCGAGGCCACCGCGGCCACCTGGCCGAGCCTGGGCACGAGCATCATCCTGGATGTGCCCGTTTCCCTCACCTCCCTGGAGGTGCTCGAGGCGGAGGTGGGCCCCCGGCGGGTGCTCCTGCCCCTGGACGCGCTGAGCGCCACGGTGCGCTTGCCGGCCGGCGCGCTCACCTGGATGGGGCCCCGGGCCTCCTTCTCGCACGAGGAGCAGGCGGTGCCCTTCCTGCCGCTGGCGACCGCGCTGGGCAACCCCGAGCCTCCCCAACCCCGGCCCTGGTCGGCGGTGGTGCTCGGCCGGGGCGAGGGGCGGGTGGCGGTGGGGGTGGACCGGCTGCGCGGCATTCACCGCGTGGTGGTGCGGCCCCTGCCGGCCTCGGTGCCCCCGCTGCCCCTGGTGGCCGGCGCCAGCTTCGATGCCCAGGGCGAGCCGCTCCTGGTGATGGACATGGTGGGCCTGGCCCACTGGGTGCGCCAGGGACAGGTGCCCACCGTGGAGGCCCGTGTCGTACGCCGCCGCCGCGTCCTGGTCATCGACGACTCCGTCACCACGCGCATGCTCGAGCAGGGCATCCTGGAATCGGCCGGTTATCAGGTGGACCTGGCGGCCTCGGGCGAGGAGGGGCTGGAGAAGGTGTCTCGCGGCGGTCACTCCCTCGTCATTGTCGACGTGGAAATGCCCGGAATGAGTGGGCTGGATTTCACCCGCAAGCTGCGAGCCATGCCCGCGCTGGCCTCGCTGCCTGTTATCATGGTGTCCTCCCTGGGAACGGAGGAGGACCAGCGGCGAGGGCGCGAGGCGGGTGTGTCGGCATATATCGTCAAGGGCGAGTTCGATCAGCACGGCTTCCTGGACACCGTGGCGCGGCTGTCCGGGGGGCCTACGGAGCGGGGACGATGA
- a CDS encoding chemotaxis protein CheB — protein MTTRALRILIAEDSPTVRRRLVDAFSADAGCMVAAETADGDRAFELCQRLRPDVVTLDLALPTVNGVELTRRIMAHCPTPIVVFSSPENRSRGLHLLDALSAGAVDAMEKPLRPAAEDWMVELLARVKLAARVPSITHPLGRLKLEPEPLRDLPARAVVIGASTGGPAAMKDILQRLPRDFPLPILLVMHLSEQFEVSMVEWLGKYSPLPVRQAVDGEMLPSMCRPAVVLARANRHMVLSEGLLRLTDGPERHSCRPSVDVLFESAARELGGRAIGCLLTGMGRDGAEGMDALKRSGAVTLAQDEASSVVFGMPREAIRLGAARHVVGLQDIPGWLAALARRRPERGHA, from the coding sequence ATGACCACGCGCGCTCTGCGCATCCTCATCGCGGAGGACTCACCCACGGTGCGCCGCCGTCTGGTGGACGCCTTCTCGGCGGACGCGGGGTGCATGGTGGCCGCGGAGACCGCTGACGGGGACCGGGCATTCGAGCTATGTCAGCGCTTGCGCCCGGATGTGGTGACGCTGGACTTGGCGCTGCCCACGGTGAACGGCGTGGAGCTGACCCGGCGCATCATGGCCCACTGTCCCACCCCCATCGTCGTCTTCTCCTCCCCCGAGAACCGGAGCCGCGGCCTGCACCTGCTGGACGCGCTGAGCGCGGGCGCGGTGGATGCCATGGAGAAGCCCTTGCGCCCGGCGGCCGAGGATTGGATGGTGGAGCTGCTGGCGCGGGTGAAGCTCGCCGCGCGCGTGCCCTCCATCACCCACCCGTTGGGCCGCCTGAAGCTGGAGCCGGAGCCGCTCCGGGACTTGCCCGCGCGCGCCGTGGTCATCGGGGCCTCCACCGGCGGGCCCGCCGCCATGAAGGACATCCTCCAGCGGCTGCCCCGGGACTTTCCGCTGCCCATCCTCCTGGTGATGCACCTGTCCGAGCAGTTCGAGGTGTCCATGGTGGAGTGGCTGGGCAAGTACTCGCCCCTGCCGGTGCGCCAGGCGGTGGATGGGGAGATGCTGCCCTCCATGTGCCGACCCGCGGTGGTGCTGGCCCGGGCCAACCGCCACATGGTGCTGAGCGAGGGGCTGTTGCGGCTGACGGACGGGCCGGAGCGCCACTCGTGCCGGCCCTCGGTGGACGTGCTATTCGAGTCGGCGGCGCGCGAGCTGGGAGGCCGGGCCATTGGGTGCCTGCTCACGGGCATGGGGCGCGATGGCGCCGAAGGCATGGATGCGCTCAAGCGCTCCGGGGCGGTGACGCTGGCCCAGGATGAGGCCAGCTCGGTGGTTTTCGGCATGCCGCGAGAGGCCATCCGCCTGGGCGCGGCCAGACACGTGGTCGGATTGCAGGACATTCCCGGGTGGCTCGCCGCGCTCGCGCGCCGGCGCCCGGAGCGAGGACACGCATGA
- a CDS encoding response regulator transcription factor: MKPRVLIVDDSATVRADLRVVLGAAGFSTLLCGGIGGARKALSEERFDLVILDVLLQDGDGVDLLMEMRAHERTSQVPVLLLSSESAVGARLRGLSEGASDYVGKPYDSAFVVKRARELIQSRPPPPKAAEPEPPLVAAARRRRLLVVDDSPTFLQAVVEELRQDGHDLIPARSAEEALPLLEAQPVDCVLMDLMLPGMDGISATRIIRSRPALASVPVLMFTSRFESQKMAEALNAGVDAFCPKASDLGLLRAQVRNLLRRQSPEAESAPPAKSASAPKPPEGSALMERVVARSGLSPVIASSTIARACRRASVEPQQLSIVSLTQALPFIRDALRVFLTEHETRQRMADIEELTRDGHLAVV, translated from the coding sequence ATGAAGCCCAGGGTACTCATCGTGGACGACAGCGCGACCGTGCGGGCGGACCTGCGCGTGGTGCTCGGCGCCGCGGGGTTCTCCACCCTGCTCTGCGGAGGCATTGGCGGGGCGCGCAAGGCGCTGTCCGAGGAGCGGTTTGATCTCGTCATCCTCGATGTCCTCCTCCAGGACGGGGACGGGGTGGACCTGCTCATGGAGATGCGGGCGCACGAGCGCACCTCCCAGGTGCCGGTGCTGCTCCTGTCCTCCGAGTCCGCGGTGGGCGCGCGCCTGCGCGGCCTGAGCGAAGGGGCCAGCGACTACGTGGGCAAGCCGTACGACTCCGCCTTCGTGGTGAAGCGCGCCCGGGAGCTGATCCAGTCGCGGCCCCCACCGCCCAAGGCCGCCGAGCCTGAGCCGCCCCTGGTGGCCGCGGCGCGCCGCCGCCGCCTGCTGGTGGTGGACGACAGCCCCACGTTTCTCCAGGCGGTGGTGGAGGAGCTGCGCCAGGACGGGCACGACCTCATTCCCGCGCGCTCCGCCGAGGAGGCGCTGCCGCTGCTGGAGGCGCAGCCGGTGGACTGCGTGCTGATGGACCTGATGCTGCCGGGCATGGATGGCATCTCGGCCACGCGCATCATCCGCTCCCGCCCCGCGCTGGCCTCGGTGCCGGTGCTGATGTTCACCTCGCGCTTCGAGAGCCAGAAGATGGCCGAGGCGCTCAACGCCGGCGTGGACGCGTTCTGTCCGAAGGCCAGTGACTTGGGGCTGCTGCGCGCGCAGGTGCGCAACCTGCTGCGCCGCCAGTCCCCGGAGGCCGAGAGCGCTCCTCCCGCCAAGTCGGCCTCCGCCCCGAAGCCGCCCGAGGGCAGCGCGCTCATGGAGCGGGTGGTGGCCCGCAGCGGCCTGTCGCCCGTCATCGCCTCCTCCACCATCGCCCGGGCCTGTCGCCGGGCCAGCGTGGAGCCGCAGCAGCTGAGCATCGTCTCCCTCACCCAGGCCCTGCCCTTCATCCGGGACGCGCTCCGGGTGTTCCTCACCGAGCACGAGACGCGGCAGCGCATGGCGGACATCGAAGAGCTGACGCGCGATGGGCACCTCGCGGTGGTATAG